One Arachis hypogaea cultivar Tifrunner chromosome 18, arahy.Tifrunner.gnm2.J5K5, whole genome shotgun sequence genomic window, TTATTGTGGTGGCTGGATTATTTCTGTCATGAGAATCACCTAGTAATCTatcaattttatcaaattttcttcTTGTGACTCTTATAGAATTGCCAAACATGACTTATTACATGATTGCAATGTTAAGcatttatatcaataaaaaatgttgttattttctgatttttggACGAGTTACTACAACACAATAGCCTTTATATGTTATTGAAATTACAAAGGAACTTGGATAGCTAACTcataactaacaaaaatatataccATAAGACATATATGTATCTATAGGTAAAACAAGAACATGTTACTACATACATAATCAAATTCCAACCATCTTGCCTATATCAATGAAAGTTTATGTCACGAAACGGCATCAAcaatttctcttttaaaattttcaatcaattttgtgttaaaattctaaaaaaaaattcacaaattacCATAGATAACGTAATTGTCTCGAACTATCTCCAAACAAAGAGAATCACATAACCTTGCAGCAATTTAACAATGATATCATGCTCTTGTCTTTGACAAACAGAACAAAGAAGAAAATTGTTGTTATGTTTCTGAACCTATTAGAGGTGTTTGTGGTTCTGGTTTTTATCTAATCATTAGACTTTGTTGATGAAGCCTCCTTCTCTCTTGCAGCTGcttctctattcttcttcttcaactctgtttttctactttttttgTTCAACAGTTTCTCTAGGTTTACTATTCTTTTCTCTACATGAGCAATCAAGTTCTCTAGTCCCAAATGTTCTTCAACAACATTCAACTTGCCGTCACCCAGTGTCCTTGTTGGCTCCACTGCTCTGACTCTTACAATGTGGTTATCAACCCAGACAAAGAATTTGCAATGTGGTTGTGTCACATAAATCGAATAGAACACAATGAATGTATGCTGGTACAAAATACTACAATTCAATCTAATACACATATATCACTGTAATTACCCGTAGACTCTAAATCTAAAAAATTCTTTCTAacttttaaactattttttatgtCAGATCAGGTTCGATGTCAAAATCAATTTATTAATCTAGGTAGATCTATTTCCAATaaatcaactttttttttaattctcaatCATTCTTCAAAAGTAACCAGCtccaatatcaaattatataCAAAATCAACCCAATTCAACAGCAAACCACTTATGAAATCAAATCATTTTTATATCCAATTGTCATGCCATTCCCAACAATTCAAAATTACAACCACAACAACTTGAGTCCGGAAAAATCACCAAAATCTAGAGTCTAAACCtccatttcaaaaattcaaaatttaatccaATTTCAGCATAAACTTAGTATGCATACATGAAGAATTGTGTGCTTACCTTTAACAATGGACATCCAAAAATTATCCTATTCGGGTGGATGTTTGTCTTCGACATGTAACAGAAGGCATATTTTTCACAGAAGCATTTTGGAGTCACACCATCTTTTACATCCCCAGGTTGCAGCAAACATGAGGTTGCATATCCAGCTTTGAGTTCGTGTTGTCTGCCGTCTCCACCTTTGCTTCGTCTCGTGTTTGAGGAGCATGCATCACTGGCCATCAATCTAATTAACATTTAACACCACCATAAACAACTATGATCAACTACTGCATTCGAAATTAAAACAATCTTCTTCCATGACCAGTGATTAAAAAAAGTGAGTAACAGAACAAATAACGGAAGATTGGTAGTGaaattcaaaaaaatacaaaCGCATGAGCAAGAAGAAGACGCAGTAAGCCTTACAAGGGTCTTTGGATAGGGTTTCATATTCCGGTCGCCGGTTCCTGATCGGGGAGTGGACAAGTTACGGTCTTCGAGGGATTCGAAAAAACTTAACCCTGCCGGTGAGTCACCGAAAAAAAGCAACGCATGAGCTACAAGAAGAACCAGTGGGCAGGGCATTCGAGGTTTTCGGATGAACTTATCCCAGCCGATGagtcaccaaaaaataaaaaatgcattaCATAGAAGAAGAAACAGTGGGGCTTACAAGGGTGTTTTGAGAGGATTTTACAGTGGGTCACCactagaagaagaagcaataggCAACGTCTTCGCTTTCGGGTCAGCTTAACCCTGCTGGTGAGTCACCGAAGCATACAGACGCATGGGGTAGAGGAAGAAGCAGTGGGCCTTCCAACGAGGGTTTGACTTTGACAAATTAGGAATAAAGCTTCTTAATTTCGAAATATTTGGTAAAATTTAACTATTTGCACATTGTACCTGGAGTACATATACGTTATGTAGAATAATGTACATAACATAGAATACAATGTAGTGTGAAAACATTTAATGACTCAATTAATAAagctttaatttaaaaacttttcttAATCAATGGATGTAATGGGTGACACCTAAGTAAGGATAAATCACCCACAAAATTACTATGGATTTGAAAGAATTCACCTATAATAATATTTGTAAAAAGAAGaatgataataataaagaaatattTTAGGTTCATGCTTTCGTGCGTGCAGAATGTTTTTGTTACAAGAGCATGTTGATAgttaattatgataaaatgagATTACACTCAACTCTAAAACTAAATAGCGACAATGGGAACATGAAAAAAGTTATTTCCTCACTCAAGGTTTGTTTAAGAATTACCCTTATATATTACCACAACCAGACTTCAATGCAGCATCAGAGTGAGTCCACAGAGATGTTGGTTCGAGGGTTTCTTTACCTTACCTATTTACTTTAATTTCCCCGAGAAAGTGAAAAGTTGACAGAAGACAGAGTAAAAAAATGGGGACTGAAAGATAAGAGAAAGGTGAATAAGGGAATGCATTCGGTTGCCATAGCATACCCTAATAGAGTACTATATACTATACTATATGATATGAAATAGTTAGCTAAAAAGGAAGAAGTCAGGatattttagaaagaaagattTAAATTAGCTAGCATGCCTGCTTTTTTAAAACACATGTTTagattattattagtaaaattatttaataaatacataggaagccactcaaataaagattaataaaacgtcttttttttaaatatattttttaataattaaaatttaatacatataactgattaaatcgtgttatttttgttaaaatttgatCAAACAAATTAATTTAGCTAAAAAATCGATGAATTAGATGTTAAActtatctaaattaatattttttataaaaataactataatattctaattataaaaaataattaaaatactcttattatatatattttgagaaccctaataatttttttctctatgTGCCGTCAAGtaattaagatttagaattttcaatatatatatatataaatatatatatatatatatataatgagtaTTGTCGTAATTTTTTATATgggtattgtagttattttttataaaaaaaaattagattagatTAAACTTTAGTTCATCAATTTTGTTGTCAAATTAGTTTGTCTAATTTAATTATAACATAAATAATACAGTTAAATCGATTACacattaaattttaattgttaaaaaatatttttaaaaaaagacattttaattgTTTTTATCTAAGTAACTctcataaatatattaaaaactaaattatatatcttttataaaaaaattgtaattaataactttattttGTGTCATAAAACTGAATATTAGTTAAACTCTGAGAATATTAAGGTCAAATTtcaattttagaaaagaaatttaCATTATTAACAAAGATTAattaatcaaatcttttttaatttgtgGACTATGTTGGTTGACAAATTAACTGAGGTTATTACATTTGTATcagtacaatatatatatatatatatacacaccaaTAAAAAGGACTAAAGGGAAACATAGCTTAATTAAGATGGTAAATTCTTCGCATAAAAGAAACCACTTTTAATTCAAATGACGTAGTATTGACATACTCACCTAAAATTCGCTGATTGAAATATTATTTGTAACTTAAAAAAGAATCACCTTTGCTACGAAATGTTATTGTAAGAGAGTTGTATATCTCATGGATTAAACTGCGTGGctatacaaatagcatttttggaaAGTATATGAAGGGGAAAGTGTGAACAGTGGAAAAGGGGGCGAGGGGTGACTGACAAGTTACCGGGTGGAAGGAGTTGTCGGGGACGGGGGTGAGGAAGGTGGAAAGGAGAGGCGCACGCGAAGTGACCGGGAACGGGAGGAAAAGGTGATGACCTGGCCTGGGGGTATGTAGTAGGTCTCTCTAGCATGGTCCGGTAGATACCCCACATTGATCTCGGTATTCCCCCTTCAATTTGCACGCCTTCCATTCATGCACAAGAGGAACCCTTCCCTTTCCTTTTGGAATATATAGCATGCTCCCCCGTGAATATTAGAGGCCAAAACAAAAGACAAGAAAAGGAAGTTGTAATTAATTAAGAGCGAGTCAAAACGGGTGTGCCAGTGTGGATGCTTGGTCTGGGTGCGGACCTCTTGTGGGCCGACATGAACCGCCTACTGGGCttcctcttccaccagggagtgcTGGACGAGCACTTCTTGCAGCTTCACCACCTCCAGGACGAGTCCTCCCCAAGCTTCGTCTCCGAGGTGCTCAACATCTACTTCCACGAGTCTGAGAAGCTTCTCAACAATCTCAGATCATTGCTCATGGATAGGGACTTCTCCGACTACAACAAAATGGGAATCCATTTGAATCAATTCATGGGAAGCAGCTCCAGCATTGGCGCCAAGAGACTCACCACTGTCTGCCTTGCCTTTCGTGCTGCTACTCAACACAGTAACCGTCCTGGATGCCTTCGAGCCTTGGAGATGCTGGAACATGAATATTGCTATCTCAAGAACAAACTGCATGAACTATTCCAAGTAATTCAACTACTCTTCATTATTACATTATTCATTATTACATCATCGTCATCATAATATAATGTTTGTGCAGATAGAGCAGCAACGTGCTTTGGCAGCAGCAGCCAGATACCCACTGCAGaataaccaataaaaaaaaatccatctCCATCTGCATGGATTAATTGTTTTAATATATTCCTAATTAAACTAGCGGGGTCATCGCCATTTTGAAttctaatatattaattaatgtaaaTATATAGAAGCCAGCGCTCATGCATGCTCGCTTGCGCTCTTCTAATTAAGTCTCTATTTCATTCAATATAATCTTCTTTCCAAGAGAACTGCATGCCTGGGCATGGAACTCAGATTAACTATATACTCTTGTTAATATCTTCTTAATCACTTCCACGATTTTAAAGCTAAGCTTTATGTTTCCTAATTCCATTAACTAAAAGAGAAACGCACCTAGGAAAAAAGAATGAACTCGCTTGAAAATATTAGAATAGAAACAGTTATAAAGTTTGGCTCTGACTAAACCTTGCACAACAAGTCAGAAACATATATACATTGTTTATAAGGCTGCGAGGTTGTTTTTAAGAATGGGACAGGACAACACACAAATGGATAGAGacataaaattttgtgttcttgtattctgtttggtgataaactagaataaattatgaaaattcaatttattcttatttttttcattcaaaaaatttgagatgaaaaatataacaataaaaaatataattatgaaaaattaataagaataatgaaaaaaataaaaaataagttgtgtctcttgttagtATCTCCGCTGTCacgatggacacaaaatacactaattcagtgtttttggacacattgtctctgttcATATCTTTTCTGTCAAATACAATTTTGTGTCTCAGTATCCTATCAccgtaaacaaacgcagcctaattTTACGTATTTACGAAGAAAATAACGTATAAACAAGGAAAAAGGCTTTTTGGCACCCAACAATGACCCAATAGGAAGTAGAAGTAGGCCCATCTTTCACCAACTACTCCGCGTCTGGATTAAATCGCACATCTTATTTGGGTTCTGACTCTTTGGCACTTGCAGAGTTACCCCACCCAACCTTGCCAAAAACCATCATGGATGTataccaaaaacagaaaatcatTCTCGATAAACCAACATTCAACACTTAATCAGGCCCTAAACAGTAATATCTATTGATGTGTCAAAACAACCTTCACAACTTAATGAAACATCTAGAATACTGAATACCACATAGCACTATTATTATCCTTTGAAGCGGACCAATGACATGTTCTCAATTAATTGAAATACAAAAGTTGGGTTATTCTGTCTTGTAAGGTAAGTTGGTGAAGAGATTGATCTCCGGAGCCAGCATGGGCGGTGAGGGTGGgtcaacataaaaaataaataaataaataaataatcaaagtCCGTTATCTACTCTATCCACACCAATATTATTATTGACTAATTTATCCTCAACCCCAAGTAGGCAAGTACAAGTAAACTATAACAATGCACTCAAGTCAAAGATTGAATTCATTATTATATTACTTAAACTAGAAGCTACTTTTCTTATCTCTCCTTATTATCATCAAACTTTTTTCAATTAGACGTATATTTGCAGATGGGATTCTCGCGCGTTATATAGTTGTTGGAGTTGAACGAAAGATCATGAGATAGTGACACGTCTGGTCAATTTGTGAGGTATGGACTGTATGGTGGTAGGAAATTGATGACCTCTCCACATTTCGTGGTTTTTGACTTTTGCAAGTTTAATTTTTGTAGCCATACATATACAAGGAGCCATATTCCATGATGGTATATACTACTGTAGCCTCTATATATGTATGGAAGCATTTGAATTTGATTGGGACGGTACGGTACGGTGGGGTCTAAATATATGGGCAGAGTCTGGCATGCAATCATGCATACAATAATCATCTATTCCCCCTTCCACTCCATTCCAGTTGCTCTCACTCATAATTTGATGATTTGGTTTAGTTTTGGAAAGTATGCGTTATTATTAGACAAATTCTGGGATGGGAGAATGgagccaaaagaaaaataaattgggatatttaatttgtgGAGGAGATGGAGCAAGTGGCAGCGAAACCAAATCTGAACTCTGCCACACCCTGCAAACTTATATATTCCAAGTCATCCATCCATAACCACACATGTATTTCACTAGTCATGAATAAGCCAAGTCTTTGAAGGAAAGTGATTGGCTATAACGTGTAGAAACTTTCGGCAcagatttgaaaatttaaaaaataaagtacaaataaattattatttgtatctGGATCAAACTCTTAACCTTTTGGATCTAGAgttttaatattatatcataataCCACTCATTCTAAAAATTTTAACTGATaaaaaaaagtaacactaataattatatttctaatactccataaactttCATCTTGGCTCCCCGTACTTTCTCTTATTACATGAATATATTTGTCCATCCATAGAGTCACATCAGGTCcctagatattttaattttaaattgttgGTGTAGAAAGTAGAAACTATATATGATACCCCACAGGCCAGGTGAGACACACTGAAACCGCCATCTAATACACTCTGAATCTGTTCCTCCTCCCTTTACTTTCTTCCACATTATCAGTATAATATCAAGCTATCTAATTGCTCTCATCTCTCCAACTAACAATAATGAGCCACGTCGTCTTGAAGGAAGACACAGACACGGAGACGGAGACGCAGCTGACGGTGCTGAAGACGTCTCTGTTTTTCGCGGGAGATGGCTTCACCGTCTACGATTGCAAGGGTCAACTAGTCTTCCGCGTTGACTCTTACGGACCCGACGCCCGCGACAGAGACGAGCTCGTTCTTATGGATGCAAACGGCCGTTGTCTCCTCACAGTTCGCCGCAAGAGGCCCAGTCTGCATCAACGGTGGGAAGGATTCAAAGGGGAGAGAAGGGAGGGGGACAAGCCCATCTTCAGCGTGAAGAGATCATCCATCATCGGACGCTCAAGCGTCACGGTGGAGGTCTACGATAACCCAGGTGAGGATTACCACATCGAGGGATGCTTCTCCCACCGCTCCTGCACCGTCTTCAACGCTTCCAAGGAACCAGTTGCCGAGATCAGACGCAAGGTGGACCCCACCACAAGCGTTATGCTTGGCAAGGAAGTCTTCTCCCTCTGCGTCAAACCTCCTTTTGATTCCGCTTTCGCCATGGCCTTTGTTCTCGTTCTCGATCAGATCAACGGCGACGATCACGACCTTCTTAACACTGCTCCGGCCGACCAACCTGCTGTGCACCCTCTCCCTCAACACCAGCATTAATTAATTGCTCCATCTTTCTTTATTAATTACTTAACCAGACATTAATCGTCCTTTAATTTGGGTGTCACCCTCCAAGGGAACCTCTGCCCCGTCTTTTATGCTCCATCCCCTGCATTctaagattaataataataacgtCTCTCTTTTATGTGCTTccgtaaattttatattattatcattcataatatataaatatcagCGATGAGTTGCAACGAAACCTTTTGTTTATTTGTGGTTAATTAATTCAAGTCTCAGATTTGCGTTGCTAGCTGAAGAATTCAATTTGTTCACAATATTCGACGTATTCTATGGTCTTCTGGATACGTCATGGCTATGTAGCTATGGTGCCATTGCTACTTCGCTTTCAAAATGTTGATGTTTCTGaaaaaacagaagagtaaaatcaACATGTATAATCTTGAGAAACCATGTTGATGATGCACATTTcatgttttaatattttaattaagacCATCGTTATTGAACCTTTTCCATTCATATATACTAATCATAATTACTAACCTTGTACTTTCCTCTAGATTTTTGGTGTTGATATAAGGTCATTGGTAACAAGATAAGCTAAGATCCCAGCTAGTTCCTAGTCTTTAGTCTTTCACTATTTGCAACGGAATAAGGTTGATGTACGCACTATTGACTATATACACATTCAAATATTCAAAACGGTGTCGACCTCACATCTGGAGCTTCAAATATTCTCTTGATGAGTTGTACTTCCGTCTCTCGTATTGCCATTTTTATGATCCACAGATTCCATGAATAAATTCTACAGAGACTATATGATTGCGTCCCACACCGTTTTGACCTCAAACAATCAATAAGGAATAGCTTGGTCATACTAATATATGTGGCCAAGAGTAAGGAATAACAGCCAATATAAAGATACTAGCTAGGACAACACcgggaagcaaaaaaaaaaaaaaaaagagcaacaaaagaaaaagtggaaattaaaaaaagatgtgGAAAAGCTTTTTCACATGCATCAACCGTTGTTGCTGGCTCAATCAACTTAACTCGAATAATGAGAAAGcgtattagaatttattatttttagttattaattagttattaatatttaaaaatgtgagtttaaatatgttattaaattattaaactaaagaaattgagttatgactaaaaataataacaaataaacaataaaattttaataattttttaacatttttttaaataaaataacgtGGGACCAAATTATAGcgacaaaatagagaaaaaaaatgataatatctTCTGAGTTCTGACAGCATGAACTAAATTACGACGGAATCGGATTCCACATTGCAAATCCTCATAAGCTGGGTGGACACTAAAAAATATTTAGCAATGTCTACAAATTAAAGCTCGGTTTTTAATTGTCGTATTTTACCTTTCTATCGCGTCTAAATCATTGTCGTCGGTCACATAGATTATAATATAGCGATTAGGTTGAGCATTAGTTGGCAAATCTATCTTCATTTTGATTTTGACAGTTACCCGAATTCAACAtcatatatattgaatttttaatactTACTCGTCATCATATTCATAAATGTTTCATATTCATGCAACAAAATTAGTTAAagtttattcataaaaaaaataaaaaattaaagcttATCAGCACTTTATCTATGTTAAAGAGTTTAGTTGAACCTTTCACTTTTGTCGTGtgcatataatttatttatttgaatggtCATATAGAATTGATTTCGATTTGGCTTATTTTAGCACTACCTAGCTACAAAGTAGAAGCACTAGACAGAAACCCTAAAGAAGATTAATTGGGGACAATAACGAAGACCAACTTAAGGTTTATATATTAAGGGTAGTTAATATAACTAGAACGTGACCCGTACAGGGAGAtagattatttatactatatagtgtattttaataaatgttatattaaaaatattttaaagaacatattataaatagattttaaatttatttatttttaaaaaagacatagactatttatattagaattatacaaaattgcatttttttaatttatattaattgttACACTTTGtcttttcttgtgtttttttttttgtttgtaaataattaaaaaatgaatgaatgagactgaaaaacatataaaaatgttatattaattttaaaaattttttgacaatTAGTATGAGAGATTAAAAAATGAAGAGTAGTAAGAGTCTTGATATGTATAAGTTGCAAAATTTGAAtataactgaaattttttatagttattattattatgacacttttaatgtatggttattgcatttaattagtacttgatgtttcaattgaataacaataaataagagtttttgttttaatttttttaaaatatttttctaaatagtaattggttgatttttattttttgctaAGTCATTAGAATTGCTGATGTATCATTATTAGCAAAGAAACTCATGTCTTGTGTTTGTAGGACAAGAATTTTAATAATGTGAAcacttatttattaaaaaaaaaacttgatttCGAAAAATGAACGAGTTCTAGATTCTGAGTATGTAACACTACCACTCCATCATATAGTGACAATATACAAATCCTGGAAGGAAGAAGTTGCTCTGTTTTTACATATATATTCTGACATACATGTTGCACAAAACATGCTTTACACCGCTGAAACGTTGACAAAAACAACAAGTCAACAGCAATATATAGACAAGATTCAATGCCTAATCATCAAGCATATGACACATTTGTTGAGTGTTAATATAAGAAGAATACAAGGTTAAGTAGTCAGCTACAGCTTTCTTCTTGTGATGAAAACTGTTAGAGGATCCAAAGAATCGCCAAATTTGCATGTCAATCACAATGCTAGAAGAAAAAGAATAGCAGCACAAGTTGTGAAAACCATTACGAAGAAAGATCCACTACCCTGCATGAGATCATAGTTAGTTAGAAACATGGAAATGGAATAAAGATTACAAGGAAAGCATGATGATGaagatccatatatatatatatacaccttatgtaaagaagttgcagaagaaggtTTGAGTCCGGTAAAGCCAATATCATATGCAATGCTTCCATCAGGCTTAAACAAGCCAAAGTTTCTCTCAGAGGTTGGGCCAGGCTTCAAATTCTCGTTGAACAAAGCAAATATATAAGCCCTCACTACCATCTTAGGCCTATAAGGAGTCCCCTTTTTCTTGAGCAGGCGCTTCCTCAAATTCTTGTTGTAAGTCCTGGCATTCTTCAGGGTTGCACCAGCCTCGTTCTCGTCGCCGCGAGAAGCCCAGCCGGTCTCAGAAACAATGACCTCCATCTTGGTATAGCCAACCTTCTCCAAAGCAGCATAAGCCGCATCAACTTGAGCATCAAACATGTTA contains:
- the LOC112771184 gene encoding protein LURP-one-related 12; its protein translation is MSHVVLKEDTDTETETQLTVLKTSLFFAGDGFTVYDCKGQLVFRVDSYGPDARDRDELVLMDANGRCLLTVRRKRPSLHQRWEGFKGERREGDKPIFSVKRSSIIGRSSVTVEVYDNPGEDYHIEGCFSHRSCTVFNASKEPVAEIRRKVDPTTSVMLGKEVFSLCVKPPFDSAFAMAFVLVLDQINGDDHDLLNTAPADQPAVHPLPQHQH
- the LOC112771757 gene encoding pseudo histidine-containing phosphotransfer protein 6-like, which gives rise to MLGLGADLLWADMNRLLGFLFHQGVLDEHFLQLHHLQDESSPSFVSEVLNIYFHESEKLLNNLRSLLMDRDFSDYNKMGIHLNQFMGSSSSIGAKRLTTVCLAFRAATQHSNRPGCLRALEMLEHEYCYLKNKLHELFQIEQQRALAAAARYPLQNNQ